From the genome of Nocardia mangyaensis:
GAGAAAGGGTCGGTGTGGTCCATCAGGCTCCATCCTTCGGGCAACGCCACCAAACATGCAGGCACTCAACAGAGTACGGCCCTCACATGGTAGCCGCCGACTGACGGATGACAGGCTGACAGTTCGCGAATCGGATACGCTGATCGACTTCTCGTTCACGGACATGATGACGTTTCCCGGCCCGCGCCTCCCCCCGGCGCGGGCCGCAGCCATCGCGCGGAGTCAGCGGGTGGCGATGATGGCCGATCCGTGGCCGAACAGGCCCTGGTTCACCGCGATGCCCGCGCGCGCGTCGTCGACTTGGCGGCCCTCGGCCTGGCCGCGCAACTGCCAGGTGAGTTCGCAGACCTGGGCGATCGCCTGCGCGGGGATCGCCTCACCGAAGCAGGCCAGCCCGCCGCTGGGGTTCACCGGCACGTGGCCGCCCAACGTCGTCGCACCACTGCGCAAGAGTTTTTCCGCGCCGCCGGTCTCGCACAGCCCGATGTCTTCGTACCAGTCCAACTCGAGTGCGGTGGACAGGTCATAGACCTCGGCGAGCGACAGCTCGTCGGGGCCGAGCCCGGCCTCCTCGTAGGCGGCGTGCGCGACAGCGGAACGGAACTCGCGCGAGGGCGGCTCCACGGCGACGGCGGAGTCCGTCGCGAAATCCGGGAGGTCGAGCACCGTTTTCGGGAAGGTCGGAGTGACCGTCGACAGGGCCCGGATGCGGACCGGATCGGCGATGCCGTGGCGTCTCGCGTAGTCCATCGAGGTCAGCACCACGGCGGCGCCGCCGTCGCTGGTGGCGCAGATGTCGAGCAGCCGCAACGGGTCGGAGACGATCGCCGAGGCGGCGACCTCTTCGGCCGAGACCTCCTTACGATAGCGGGCGTACGGGTTGTTCAGGCCGTGCCGGGCGTTCTTCACCTTGACCGCGGCGAAATCGTCGAGGGTGGCGCCGTACAGCGCCATGCGCCGGCGGGCGTACAGCGCGAAGTAGATGGGGTTCGTCGCGCCGAGTAGGTGGAAACGCAACCAGTCCGGATCGTCGCGGCGTTCGCCGCCGACCGGCTGGAAGAAGCCCTTCGGGGTGGTGTCCGCGCCGACCACCAGCGCCACATCGCACAACCCGGCGAGGATCTGGGCGCGGGCGTTGGCGATCGCCTGGGCACCGGAGGCGCACGCGGCGTAGCTGCTCGAGATCCGGGCACCCGTCCAGCCGAGCGCTTGGGCGAAGGTCGCGCCCGAGACGAAACCGGGGTATCCGTTGCGGATCGTGTCGGCGCCGGCGATGTAGCCGACGTCGCGGTGGTCCACTCCGGCGTCGGCCAGCGCCGCGCGTGCCGCGACCAGTCCGTATTCGACGAAGTTGCGTCCCCATTTGCCCCACTGGTGCATGCCCGCACCGAGGACGGCGATATCGCGATCACTGGTCATCGACGGGCCTCCACATCCACACCGTGTGCTCGGCTTCCTCGTCCTCGTACAGCACGCCGAGGGTCAGTTCGACCGGCATGCCGACCGCCAGGTCGTCGACCGTCAGGCCGCGCACCACCTGTCCGAGAATCACCATCTGCTCGACCTCGAGCTCCACGGCCGCGACGACATACGGCACGAACGGCTCGGGTGAGACATAGGGCGGGGGCGGTTTGTAGCGGGCGTCGGCGTACGACCAGATCCGGCCACGGGTGGAGAACAGGTACTCGGCGAGTTCGGAGCCGTCTCGAGGACCTGCGCACTGCGGATTCCGGCAGGCCAGCGTGTTCCGCGGGAAATACGGTGTGCCGCAGGCAGTACATCGACTTCCCTGCAGACGCACCGTGCCGTCGTCCGCAGTGAACCAGTCGGCCACGGCAGGGCGTTGTTCTTTCTGCACGAGCCCGACGGTATAGGAACACGTTCTACTTTGGGGCGGGAATCCGCTTCATCGGCGCGGGGGCGCAGGTACGGTGACACCGCAGTGAGGATGCGCTGACATCCTCGGGTCGAGCTGGAGTACCACGACGCGATGGACACCGAAGTCATTGAGCCGCAGGCGATTCGCAACGTCACGATCATCGGGGCCCCCGAGCAGACGACCCGGATCGTCCACCGGCTGACCCGTCGCCGCACCGAGGCCGGGTCCGACACAGCCATGGTCCGGTGGATGACGGATCAGATCGATCACACGATCCGATTCGCCGAACTGTCGAGCCACGCACCCATCG
Proteins encoded in this window:
- a CDS encoding Zn-ribbon domain-containing OB-fold protein, with the protein product MQKEQRPAVADWFTADDGTVRLQGSRCTACGTPYFPRNTLACRNPQCAGPRDGSELAEYLFSTRGRIWSYADARYKPPPPYVSPEPFVPYVVAAVELEVEQMVILGQVVRGLTVDDLAVGMPVELTLGVLYEDEEAEHTVWMWRPVDDQ
- a CDS encoding lipid-transfer protein, whose amino-acid sequence is MTSDRDIAVLGAGMHQWGKWGRNFVEYGLVAARAALADAGVDHRDVGYIAGADTIRNGYPGFVSGATFAQALGWTGARISSSYAACASGAQAIANARAQILAGLCDVALVVGADTTPKGFFQPVGGERRDDPDWLRFHLLGATNPIYFALYARRRMALYGATLDDFAAVKVKNARHGLNNPYARYRKEVSAEEVAASAIVSDPLRLLDICATSDGGAAVVLTSMDYARRHGIADPVRIRALSTVTPTFPKTVLDLPDFATDSAVAVEPPSREFRSAVAHAAYEEAGLGPDELSLAEVYDLSTALELDWYEDIGLCETGGAEKLLRSGATTLGGHVPVNPSGGLACFGEAIPAQAIAQVCELTWQLRGQAEGRQVDDARAGIAVNQGLFGHGSAIIATR